The Carnobacterium mobile DSM 4848 genome includes a window with the following:
- a CDS encoding helix-turn-helix domain-containing protein has product MKIEHFLEKNEIREVTIFKQLVLNGGTLSYAEMLEHLAVAKASLDKDLESISFRIQALADQVQVNYDGQSISLFMSDDYSLQQIYQLYLNQSVKVELIRFLFKHQEFSIVQLTQKLLISDSSLFRKIKELNSYLKEFGIKIRNGQLHGEELHIRYFYFQFFSYIEERNALFTSHSDKQITQMIQAVESFLHVAIEPENKQRLNVWMLISKNRVNSKEKQYTHLREQMQPYLEDPLYQKIRIMVLRYFSRYSIEVDEEEAMLHFAFLLAFPILTEHDFHEYRLERDRRAPIAVLDTYIVETIIIQYKFRRLPYMLERDMYYHLSHIHTKLYFFQGDIEIYDYDEMLAKEKQFTGRDLISFAQTLLTISIGKLGIKETEENSLVKMELLKYSSLLAIVSFKMTTIVQIGIDLKMESIYTETLNQLLILNMRHINGIRVEAYQPNKHYDLILTNEQPTEKDHYEDAKVYVLSEILSPFDMKNIQRIVQQLNA; this is encoded by the coding sequence ATGAAGATTGAACACTTCCTTGAGAAAAATGAAATCAGAGAAGTCACGATTTTTAAACAACTCGTGTTGAACGGTGGGACTCTCTCTTATGCGGAAATGCTAGAACATTTGGCCGTTGCTAAAGCTTCGCTGGATAAAGATTTGGAATCTATTTCTTTTCGGATTCAAGCGCTTGCTGATCAGGTTCAAGTCAACTATGATGGACAGTCCATTTCGTTGTTCATGAGCGATGACTATTCATTGCAGCAGATTTATCAGCTTTATTTGAATCAGTCAGTCAAAGTGGAATTGATCCGTTTTTTATTTAAACACCAAGAATTTTCGATTGTTCAGCTGACTCAAAAGTTGCTGATCAGTGATTCTTCTTTATTTCGTAAAATCAAAGAATTGAACAGCTATTTGAAAGAGTTCGGCATCAAAATCCGTAACGGTCAGCTGCACGGGGAAGAGTTGCACATTCGGTATTTCTACTTTCAATTTTTCAGCTATATTGAGGAAAGAAATGCCCTTTTCACTTCGCATTCCGATAAACAAATCACTCAAATGATCCAAGCCGTGGAAAGTTTTTTGCATGTGGCGATTGAACCTGAAAACAAACAGCGTCTTAACGTTTGGATGCTTATCAGTAAAAACCGTGTCAATAGTAAAGAGAAGCAGTATACCCATTTACGCGAACAAATGCAGCCTTATTTAGAAGATCCGTTGTACCAAAAAATCCGTATTATGGTTTTGCGCTACTTCAGCCGTTATTCGATTGAAGTCGATGAAGAAGAAGCGATGCTGCACTTTGCTTTTTTACTGGCTTTTCCTATCCTGACCGAACACGATTTTCACGAATATCGCTTGGAACGGGATCGTCGTGCACCGATTGCGGTACTCGATACCTATATCGTGGAAACGATTATTATTCAATACAAATTCCGCCGATTGCCGTATATGTTGGAGCGCGATATGTATTATCACTTATCTCATATTCACACAAAACTGTATTTCTTCCAAGGCGATATTGAAATCTATGACTATGACGAAATGCTAGCCAAAGAAAAACAATTTACTGGTCGGGATTTGATTTCATTTGCACAGACATTGCTGACTATCAGTATAGGCAAGCTGGGAATCAAAGAAACTGAAGAAAATAGTCTGGTAAAAATGGAATTGCTGAAATACAGTAGTTTACTGGCCATTGTATCCTTTAAAATGACCACCATCGTGCAAATTGGGATCGATTTAAAAATGGAGAGTATTTATACGGAAACGTTGAATCAGCTGCTGATACTGAATATGCGGCATATCAACGGCATACGAGTAGAGGCTTATCAGCCGAATAAACACTACGATCTCATTCTTACTAATGAGCAACCCACCGAAAAGGACCACTACGAAGATGCTAAAGTGTACGTCCTCTCTGAAATCTTGTCGCCTTTCGATATGAAAAACATCCAGCGCATCGTGCAGCAGTTAAATGCTTAG
- a CDS encoding nuclease-related domain-containing protein: MIYKKREKPYKLLILDYLKNRIKFSQENWNEYQNQVKGYQDGECFFDTLTVTLSNDCLVLNDLPLAIGSTDFQIDALIITAQEILLYEVKNYGGEYTYNDGFLVSIPSGKSFHSPTERINRHTSLLQSLLETHQMDLPIKSFVAFVHPEFMLYDVENIQKILLRATLPKHFRKLTGQLEPLSEKHFLLAKTLCELSAQTKPYLNGIPDYTYEECKKGIICLGCEQFIPEIELNSKFCTCKACGHKERISTLISRHVLEFKYLFPDKKLTVPAIYDWCGGLCSEKRIRSALQKEYVLIDIGRASYYV; the protein is encoded by the coding sequence GTGATTTACAAAAAACGTGAAAAACCTTATAAATTGCTGATATTGGATTATTTAAAAAACCGAATTAAATTTTCTCAAGAGAACTGGAATGAATACCAGAACCAAGTAAAAGGTTATCAAGATGGTGAGTGTTTCTTTGATACATTGACAGTCACATTATCCAATGATTGTCTCGTTTTGAATGATTTACCGCTAGCAATCGGCAGCACAGATTTTCAAATTGATGCATTGATCATCACCGCGCAAGAAATCTTGCTATATGAAGTAAAAAATTATGGCGGAGAATATACTTACAACGATGGGTTTCTTGTATCTATCCCATCTGGAAAATCTTTTCATAGCCCAACAGAAAGAATCAATCGCCATACTTCATTGCTCCAAAGCTTATTGGAAACCCACCAAATGGACCTGCCCATTAAATCTTTTGTGGCGTTTGTGCATCCTGAATTTATGCTGTATGACGTGGAAAACATCCAAAAAATTCTGCTGCGCGCAACACTTCCAAAACATTTCAGAAAGTTAACTGGACAGTTAGAACCTCTTTCTGAAAAACATTTTCTTCTCGCTAAAACGTTATGCGAATTGTCTGCTCAAACAAAACCTTATTTAAATGGCATACCGGATTACACCTATGAGGAATGTAAAAAAGGCATTATTTGTTTAGGATGCGAGCAATTCATTCCAGAGATTGAGCTCAATAGCAAATTCTGCACATGCAAAGCATGCGGTCATAAAGAACGAATTTCAACTCTAATTTCCCGGCATGTGTTGGAATTCAAGTACCTGTTTCCAGATAAAAAACTAACTGTACCAGCTATTTACGATTGGTGTGGTGGATTGTGTTCTGAGAAAAGAATTCGTTCTGCCTTGCAAAAGGAATATGTGCTAATTGATATAGGAAGAGCTTCGTATTATGTATAA
- a CDS encoding FAD-dependent oxidoreductase: MKVVIIGASFAGVAAALEVRKKQSDAEILLLEKQPTLGYIPNGLHLYWENRISDLKDAYFITQEQLEKQHIRCYLAAAVEKIHTKQKTVDYLYQEQEMTIAYDKLIIATGSSQLSQKITGSDNENVLKYKRHHEAEAALAKMEASQSVSIIGAGQVGAEAADLLSKQQKHVTLIESMDYVLFKYFDQEMIQPVQQKMREQGIDLRLNQTVSAIETEADQQVTVRFGNEAVKSDAAILGVNVRPDLRFLDEHIHLHRDQTIAVDRYMQTSAKDVLAVGDCIQLAFGEDDETVYIPLVNNAVRTGIVAAANLIQPEVEFKGSLRTIGTHLFGYYIASTGITEAESLFTGQTVKACRQEVRLTSLPDADTVMINWIYDAASHVLLGAQLISTSNILEKINTVALAIQTKQTLEDVRQKDYFFHPSFSQLISATNLVSWQEVRDDGNED, encoded by the coding sequence ATGAAAGTAGTCATTATAGGGGCTTCTTTTGCTGGGGTAGCGGCAGCTTTAGAGGTTCGTAAAAAACAGTCCGATGCAGAGATTCTTTTGCTGGAAAAGCAGCCGACTTTAGGGTACATTCCGAATGGTCTGCATTTGTACTGGGAAAATAGGATCTCCGATTTAAAAGACGCTTATTTCATCACTCAAGAGCAATTGGAAAAACAGCATATTCGTTGCTATTTAGCAGCGGCTGTTGAAAAAATCCACACGAAACAGAAAACAGTTGACTATCTTTACCAGGAGCAAGAAATGACGATCGCTTATGACAAATTGATCATCGCTACGGGTTCGAGCCAGTTATCGCAAAAAATTACAGGCAGCGATAATGAAAATGTCTTGAAGTACAAACGGCATCATGAAGCCGAAGCAGCTTTAGCCAAGATGGAAGCCAGCCAAAGTGTCAGCATTATTGGAGCGGGTCAAGTGGGAGCAGAAGCAGCTGATTTATTAAGCAAGCAGCAAAAGCACGTCACATTGATTGAAAGCATGGACTACGTGTTGTTCAAGTACTTTGATCAAGAGATGATCCAACCTGTGCAGCAGAAAATGCGGGAACAAGGGATCGATTTGCGCTTGAACCAAACCGTTTCGGCTATTGAAACTGAAGCGGATCAGCAGGTCACGGTTCGATTTGGCAATGAAGCGGTTAAGAGCGATGCCGCTATCTTAGGGGTAAACGTGCGACCGGACTTGCGCTTTTTGGATGAACACATTCATCTTCACAGGGACCAAACCATTGCCGTCGATCGCTATATGCAAACGTCGGCGAAAGATGTGCTTGCTGTTGGCGATTGCATCCAGCTGGCTTTTGGAGAAGACGACGAAACGGTGTACATTCCGCTGGTAAACAATGCTGTCCGGACAGGAATCGTGGCGGCTGCGAATCTTATCCAACCAGAAGTGGAATTTAAAGGTTCCTTGCGTACGATTGGAACGCATTTATTTGGCTACTACATTGCCAGCACCGGTATAACCGAAGCCGAAAGTTTGTTTACTGGGCAAACGGTTAAAGCTTGTCGGCAAGAAGTGCGCTTAACCAGTCTGCCGGATGCCGACACCGTCATGATCAATTGGATCTATGATGCAGCCAGTCACGTTTTACTTGGCGCACAACTGATTTCGACTTCAAATATCTTAGAGAAAATCAATACAGTGGCGTTGGCCATTCAAACGAAACAAACGTTGGAAGATGTGCGGCAAAAAGATTATTTCTTCCATCCATCCTTTTCTCAATTGATTTCGGCCACTAATTTGGTTTCGTGGCAAGAAGTGAGGGATGACGGAAATGAAGATTGA